One genomic window of Candidatus Zymogenaceae bacterium includes the following:
- a CDS encoding AhpC/TSA family protein, producing the protein MKQIITAGMTAPDFTFNTPWKQNIRLSDVAGERRTYLIFLRYMGCPLCQMKISRLKSDWGRFREADLNVVVVLQSEPENITALVSEDEVPFYIACDPDEALFRLYGVATGSIFRYATPSVIKKAMRAKKMGFSHGKSEGKEMQLPAVFLLHTDMNVAYAYYGRNVGDVPENDDLLATASGA; encoded by the coding sequence ATGAAACAGATCATTACGGCCGGCATGACCGCCCCGGATTTTACGTTCAACACCCCCTGGAAGCAAAACATCCGGCTTTCCGATGTGGCGGGCGAGCGGCGGACATACCTGATTTTTCTCCGGTACATGGGCTGCCCCCTGTGCCAGATGAAGATATCCCGTCTGAAAAGTGACTGGGGGCGCTTCAGAGAAGCGGACCTCAACGTGGTGGTGGTGCTCCAGAGCGAGCCGGAGAACATCACCGCCCTGGTATCGGAAGACGAGGTTCCCTTTTATATCGCCTGCGACCCGGACGAGGCGCTCTTCCGTCTCTACGGGGTCGCCACCGGGTCGATCTTTCGCTACGCGACGCCGTCGGTGATCAAAAAGGCGATGCGGGCAAAAAAAATGGGCTTTTCCCACGGAAAAAGCGAGGGAAAGGAAATGCAGCTTCCCGCGGTGTTTCTGTTACATACCGACATGAACGTGGCGTATGCCTATTACGGTAGGAACGTGGGGGACGTGCCGGAAAACGACGATCTTTTGGCGACGGCGTCGGGCGCCTGA
- a CDS encoding phosphodiester glycosidase family protein has protein sequence MHSCLSGNSQSKSAVPVDEERRFGGTLTRRIFLTGLGLTAASILLPRCASVPGITVETLGNDVGTHLFVTTLPHGHYRARIVTAQDIVGETFAKTTDILEATGADVCINGSFFEADGSPSGLLIIDGEERHPHVQDKGDGILYTDEDGALDLVFMDQFMPIRDRAVEAIQINLLSMDGVTYYRKWRRDAKQVPRNFIGIRDRGIVNVIFKDTNLILGDEYMRRVHNCRVVGALDGGGSASAVSKSGISSYREELDEKREVRVPTFVLFYKKGRGEIIELVNG, from the coding sequence ATGCACTCCTGTCTTTCAGGCAATTCACAGAGCAAATCGGCGGTCCCCGTCGACGAGGAGCGGCGGTTCGGAGGAACCCTCACCCGCAGGATTTTTCTGACCGGGCTGGGTCTGACGGCCGCCTCCATCCTTCTCCCCCGGTGCGCGTCGGTCCCCGGAATAACTGTTGAGACGCTGGGAAACGATGTCGGCACCCACCTGTTCGTCACCACACTCCCCCACGGACACTATCGCGCGAGGATCGTCACCGCTCAGGATATCGTGGGAGAAACCTTCGCCAAAACCACGGACATCCTTGAGGCGACCGGTGCGGACGTCTGTATCAACGGAAGCTTCTTCGAGGCCGACGGATCGCCCAGCGGGCTGTTGATCATCGACGGAGAGGAGCGTCACCCCCACGTTCAAGACAAGGGCGACGGGATACTCTATACCGATGAGGACGGCGCACTGGACCTCGTCTTCATGGACCAATTCATGCCGATCCGTGATCGGGCGGTGGAGGCGATCCAGATAAACCTGTTGAGCATGGACGGCGTGACCTATTATCGGAAGTGGCGACGGGACGCGAAACAAGTCCCTCGAAACTTCATCGGCATACGCGATCGCGGAATCGTCAACGTGATCTTCAAGGACACCAACCTCATTTTGGGAGACGAATACATGAGGCGGGTGCACAACTGCCGGGTGGTGGGCGCCCTGGACGGCGGCGGGAGCGCGTCGGCGGTTTCCAAATCCGGGATCTCAAGCTACCGGGAGGAGCTGGACGAAAAGCGGGAGGTGCGGGTGCCCACCTTCGTTCTGTTCTACAAAAAAGGCCGCGGCGAGATCATCGAGCTTGTAAACGGGTAA
- a CDS encoding nitroreductase family protein — translation MSDYRTLLTNRRSIRNFTDREVSTELVKEILDETILAPSASNGQPWKFIIVNGRETLKRLSDEGKRNLLIDIEADPKHPVSIYAEQLKNKEYNIFYNAPCLVIIAGKRGYGTLALDCGLAACYFMFAAAARGLGTCWIGLGTQLRDPETLSLLNLPEDHVIVAPIVLGYPAEIPEAWGRRDPEILAVVDG, via the coding sequence ATGTCAGATTACAGGACCCTGCTTACGAATCGACGGTCTATCAGAAACTTCACCGACCGAGAGGTCTCCACGGAACTGGTGAAAGAAATCCTTGACGAGACGATCCTGGCCCCCAGCGCCTCCAACGGACAGCCCTGGAAGTTCATCATCGTCAACGGCAGGGAGACACTGAAGCGCCTCTCCGACGAAGGCAAGCGCAACCTCCTTATCGATATCGAGGCGGATCCGAAGCACCCGGTCTCAATATACGCCGAGCAATTGAAGAACAAGGAATACAATATCTTCTACAATGCGCCGTGTCTCGTCATCATTGCGGGGAAGAGGGGATACGGCACTCTGGCCCTGGACTGCGGACTTGCCGCCTGCTATTTCATGTTCGCCGCCGCCGCCCGGGGACTCGGCACCTGCTGGATCGGCCTGGGCACCCAGCTTCGGGACCCCGAGACGCTGTCGCTTTTGAACCTGCCGGAGGATCACGTCATCGTGGCCCCGATCGTCCTCGGATATCCGGCGGAGATCCCCGAGGCCTGGGGCCGCCGAGACCCGGAGATCCTGGCCGTCGTTGACGGGTAA
- a CDS encoding MFS transporter produces the protein MKKRVEKFPLWKQIVYSSGASGFTIADRIWVSFMLYFYLPPAESGMPQLISNNTFWGFLTVAGVVTVFGRIVDAIADPLVGYWSDRSTSKLGRRKSFMLYGGLPLIVCLALLFFPPADEESILNVFYMALMLGLTLFFFTVYVLPFITLIAEVTHTETERINLVTIQALYKLGGVIVVMILGYMLWGALENTGLEKARALQMTVLILCVVGLILCYIAVLPIDEHRYCDPTPSEIGLFKSLKITLTNRAFIFYITGTMSFWFGLNIISQTTTYYITVLLHREEAFAGNVYAALFGVALLMFPIVNLASKRFGKRAVLMTGLALFAITTGSVYFLGSDVLPFSPTTQAFVIFGIMGIPVSTLLLLPNAILADVAEYDAILSGSRREGMCFSAQGFLEKLNLGFSTMVLAFLFSQFGKDVAAPMGVKISGPTAMVVALLGIICYALYPEKKVKSVLDKYRKETPIVE, from the coding sequence ATGAAAAAGCGGGTTGAAAAGTTTCCCCTCTGGAAACAGATTGTCTATTCCAGCGGTGCCAGCGGATTTACCATCGCAGACAGGATATGGGTCAGTTTCATGCTCTACTTCTACCTGCCGCCGGCGGAGTCTGGCATGCCGCAGCTTATTTCAAACAATACCTTCTGGGGATTTCTTACGGTGGCGGGAGTGGTGACCGTCTTCGGCAGAATCGTGGACGCCATCGCCGATCCCCTCGTCGGATACTGGAGCGACCGGAGCACCTCCAAGCTGGGCAGGAGGAAGTCCTTCATGCTCTACGGCGGCCTCCCGCTGATTGTCTGCCTGGCGCTCTTGTTCTTTCCTCCCGCCGATGAGGAGAGCATTCTCAATGTTTTCTACATGGCGCTCATGCTGGGGTTGACGCTCTTCTTCTTCACCGTGTACGTCCTGCCGTTCATCACCCTCATCGCCGAGGTGACCCACACTGAAACAGAGCGCATCAATCTGGTGACCATCCAGGCCCTGTACAAGCTGGGGGGGGTCATCGTCGTGATGATCTTGGGATACATGCTGTGGGGCGCGCTGGAAAACACCGGCCTGGAAAAGGCGAGAGCCCTCCAGATGACGGTGCTGATCCTCTGCGTGGTGGGGCTGATTCTCTGCTATATCGCGGTTCTCCCCATAGATGAACACAGATACTGCGACCCGACCCCCTCCGAGATCGGCCTGTTCAAGTCTTTGAAGATCACCCTCACCAACCGGGCCTTCATCTTCTACATCACCGGCACCATGTCCTTTTGGTTCGGCCTGAATATCATTTCTCAGACCACCACCTATTACATCACGGTCCTTCTGCATCGTGAGGAGGCGTTCGCCGGCAATGTGTACGCGGCGCTGTTCGGCGTGGCGCTCCTGATGTTCCCGATCGTCAACCTGGCCAGCAAGCGCTTCGGGAAGCGGGCCGTCCTGATGACGGGCCTCGCCCTCTTCGCGATCACCACGGGATCGGTCTACTTCCTCGGCTCCGATGTCCTCCCCTTCTCCCCCACGACCCAGGCGTTCGTCATCTTCGGCATCATGGGCATCCCCGTCTCCACGCTGCTGTTGCTCCCCAACGCCATACTGGCCGACGTCGCGGAATACGATGCGATACTCTCCGGCAGCCGCCGGGAGGGGATGTGCTTTTCCGCCCAGGGATTTCTGGAAAAGCTCAATCTGGGCTTCTCGACCATGGTCCTTGCGTTTCTCTTCTCCCAGTTCGGAAAAGACGTAGCCGCGCCCATGGGAGTAAAGATTTCCGGACCGACGGCGATGGTTGTGGCGCTTTTGGGCATCATCTGCTACGCCCTCTACCCGGAGAAGAAGGTCAAGAGCGTGTTGGATAAATACCGAAAGGAGACTCCCATCGTCGAATAA